The genomic window TCAGGTCGTTTCCTTCCTGTGCTATCCTGCAGTCGTTCAGTTCAACTTTTTTGTCTCTGTCAACTTCTTCCTTGAATGCTCTGTAGGTCTTCTTAGGTTCAAGGAACATTACTGGGTCTTCTTTCTGGATAGATTTTCTCAGTAGGCTGTATGCATCCTGAGGTGTGCTTGGAATAACTGTGTGGATTCCTTTGCTGTGTGCAAAGAATGTCTCTGGGCTTTCCTGGTGGTGCTCCAGTGCATTGATCCCGCCGCCATAAGGCGCTCTGACAGTAATTGGCGAAGTGTAGTCACCTCTGCTTCTCATCCGGAACCTTGCGGCGTGTTCCTTGATCTGGTGGAATGCCAAGTAAGAGAAGCCTGAGAACTGCATCTCCACAACAGGGTTGAAGCCATATAGACTCATGCCTATAGCTGTACCGGCGATTCCGGATTCAGCGAGCGGGCTGGAGAAACATCTTTCCTCTCCAAACTCTTCCTGAAGCTCTTTCGTAGCTCGGAAAACCCCGCCATCTTCTCCAACATCCTCTCCGTATACAATTACATCCTCGTTTTCTTCCATCTCGTCGTGCAGAGCTGCATTAATCGCTTCTACAATATTCATTTTTTCTGTCATCTTACTTCTGAGCCTCCATCCATTGTTCTTTCTGCTTTTCAATCAGATCTGGGTTATCTCCATAGACATAATCAAATAACTCCTCTATATCCGGATCGTCCATCTCGATCGCTTTCTGAGCGGCTTCATCTATCCTATTCTCGGCTTCTTCCTCAAACTCTTCCAGTTCGTCAGTCCAGATGCCGTGATCTTTCAAGTATTCTTTGAAACGCTTCAACGGGTCTTTCTTGCTCCATTCCTCAACTTCTTCTTCATCTCTGTATCTTGTGGAGTCATCTGAAGTTGTGTGATCCTCTAACCTGTATGTTTCGGCTTCTATCAGTACTGGTTCGCCGCTTCTGGCTTTCTCCAGTGCTTCTTCTACTGCTTTGATAACTGCTAGTATATCATTTCCATCGACTTGTATTCCGTCTATTCCATATGCCAGTGCTTTCTGAGCGATTGTCTCCGACTTAGTCTGCTTTTCTCTCGGCATACTAATTGCGTACTGGTTATTCTGCACGAAGAAAATCGAGTGTGCATTGTATACTCCTGAGAAGTTCAGGCTTTCATGGAAATCTCCTTGTGAGGTACTTCCATCTCCTGTAAATCCTAGTACGGCGTTTTCGTCACCTTTCTTCTCCATCGCCATTCCTATTCCCGCTGTGTGGAGGTTCTGTGTTCCTACAGGGATTGCGACCGGTAAAGTATTCATTTCACTGAGTCCTGCCTGCCCGTTGGCGTCGCCCATCCATCTCTGGAAAATCTTGTCAAGAGGTGCTCCTCTTGCGATGAATGCGGCGGTTTCACGGAAAGAAGGAGCCATCCAGTCATCTTCATCCAAAGCAAACATTGCGCCAATTTGAGCCGCTTCCTGACCCTTGTGCGGAGCATAGGTAGAAATTTCCCCTCTTCTCTGAAGGCTGAAAGCTTTTTCATCGAATTTACGGGCTAGAACCATCTGTTTGTAAAGTTCTCGGTATTCGTCCTCCTCTACCCATGGAAAATCGTCGTCATCATCCGTTCCCATCACTTCGATCCGCTGGATAGAACCACTGTAAACTTCTTCTCTCATTATAATAGGGAAACAATCAAAGCTCGCATATAAAGAATCGTTTGCAACCCTTCGGTGAATTATGAAGGAAGCGTACTTCTGTACAGCATGACTCAGGGAGGTGTATACACCTAAAGTTGGCTTTATTGCATGTATTGAGGTCTAAATATTCTAAATGTTCATCGCGATGTGAAGTTGGTGTACAGCCCCTTATAAAGGGAGTACGCCGTTAACCTCTATGGTGTACGATTAAGGCCTGCAGAAGGCTTAAATACGCGTTTTGGTAAATGTCCTGTATGGGCATTGAAGTTTCTGATAGAGCGATGAAAGATTTAGTTGATCTTCCGGATGAAGTGGTTGAAACTTATCTAAGTAAGAAGGATGCAATGGAGAAAAGCCTGAATATAGGCGCTACACCTAGACAGGCTTTCGACAAGTTTCTATCTGGAAATATGCATCCTGTGCTTCAAATCAACCTTGGTAGAGATTACAGAGCATGGTTTATAGAAGGAGAGTACATAGAGAACTTAGAAGATGACAAAATCTATGGTTGGAGAGTTCTAAATAAAAAAGAGGCTAAGAAACTGACAGGCAAAATCAGAGATCCTCTCTCAATTTTCGAATCCGATCTCTAATCTTAGAATTATCAGACTCTGTATTGCCTTCAACCATGTCCTTGGCACCTTCCTTCATACCTTCCATCAGGTCCTCAATACTCCTGTCGGACTTTTCAACAGTCTTTGGCATAATAAGTATTAGTGGATGAATTCTCTTAAGATTAACCCTGCCCTACAGCAAAATTTGTAATCCTTGAGTAAAGCCGACAACCTAAATAACGACCTTCAGTAAAATCTGAACATGACTTTGGATAAACTCTTCACACCTGATTCTATAGCAGTTGTGGGCGCATCAAGAAAGGAAGGTAAGACAGGTCACGAAATATTCGAGAACCTTCTCCACGACTTCGAGGGCGAAGTAACGCCGGTAAATCCTAAAGCCGAAGAGATAGAAGGAGTAAAGGCAAAAGACGAAATACCAGAAGGAACAGAACTCATAGTTATCTCTGTCCCAGGCAAAATAGTTCCACAGGTGATGGAGGATGCAGCTGACAAAAATGTTGAAGCCGCCATAGTGATTTCGGCCGGATTCTCAGAAGTCGGGGAAGAAAACCTGGAGCGACAGGTAGTTGAGAAAGCGGAAGAAGCCGATATAGATCTCCTCGGACCAAATGTACTGGGGCTAATCAATACAGAGAACTCGATGAATGCTTCATTTGCTTCCAAGATGCCTGAGGCAGGGAATATCTCATTTATGAGTCAGTCAGGGGCATTCTGTACAGCGATATTGGATTATTCGAAGGCTGAGCACATTGGCTTCCGCCACTTCGTCTCACTCGGCAATAAATCCATTTTGAACGAAGTAGACTTCCTCAGAAAATGGCGAGAAGACGAAACCGACGCAATAATATCTTACACAGAAGGAATAGAGAACGGCAGAGAATTTATGGAAGAAGCAGAGAAAACTTCTAGAGAGAAACCAATAGTCATGGTTAAATCTGGTAGAACAGACAAAGGAGGCGACGCAGCCTCAAGCCACACAGGAAGCATAGCGGGGAGCTACCAGGCCTATCAGGCAGCTTTCAGAAAAGCAGGTATAATAGAAGCAGAGTCCAACCGAGAACTACTGGATTATGGAAGAGCCTTCTCATATCAAGAAGTTCCTGAAGGAGGAAAAATAGCTATAATAACGAACGCCGGCGGACCTGGGGTTATAACAACAGATGAAATCAGTCAGAAAGGATTAGAACTGGCAGAGTTCTCAGATGAAATCAAGAAAAAGTTAGAAGAGGAGATGCCGGATGAATCAACACCACATAACCCCTTGGATGTCATCGGTGACGCAGGTCACACACGGTACAGGAAAGCCCTAGATATAATACTAGAAGATGAAGAAGTTGACGCAGCTATAGTAGTTTTGACTCCTCAGGCGAATACAGAAATAGAGAAGACAGCTAAAACAATTTCCAAAGCTAACGAGAAGTTTGACAAACCGATCTTTGCCTCATTCATGGGTGAAGAAGATGTCCAGAAAGGAATAGATATACTGGAAGAAAACCATGTACCTGACTTTCAGGATCCGGTTGACGCAGTAAAGACACTGAAAGCAATGAATCAGTACCGAGAGTTCCTCGAAACCGAGAAGACATTCAGAGACATAGAATACGACGAGAAGAAGGCTGAGAGAGCAGTAAGAGACTATGCTGGTTACGAAGATGGTCATGAACTGTTGGAGGCTTACGGATTTAACCTGCCGTTAACCAAGGTTGAGGATGCGCCTCATCCTGCCCAGGAAGCAGCATCCAAAGTCGGGTACCCATGCGTACTCAAGATTGACTCGCCTGATATAAGCCACAAAACCGAGATAGACGGGGTCAAAACAGGTATAGAAAACCGGGAAGACCTCAAAGAAAACTTCCTACAGATAGTCGACAATGTACACCACGAAAAACCGGGCAGCAAGATCAACGGTATAATAATACAGGAACAACTTGACGGCCTGGAAGTAGCACTAGGAATGAAACGCGACCCGCAGTTCGGACCAACGATATTGATAGGACTAGGCGGAATATACATAGAAGCGTTGCATGATATTTCTTTTGGAATAGCGCCAATCTCTGAAGAAGAAGCAGAACAAATGATAGAAGAACTAGAGAGTTCAGATCTATTTGAGGGTGTGCGCGGAGAAGAAAGTCACATTGAGCCGGTGAAAGACGCAATAATCAGATTGGGTGAGTTGGCTATGAATCACGAAGAAATCTCAGAGATCGATATCAACCCGCTGATTGTCAAAGGCGATACAGGATACATAGGAGATATAGAGATGGAGTTTGAGTGATTATTGTCGGTTAAATTGCGTTTCAGGCAGATTTTCTGTTGGAATGGATTCGTCTCTGTGAATTCCTTGATAGTTTGTCCTAGAATTGTATCCTGAGGATAGAACTGCATATCCACTAGGATCTAGCACTCGATTTATCTCTTCAACTACTCTATCGATATCGTCTGAATTCAGATGTAGTTGGCTCGACACCACTAAATCGATTGAGTTGGTTTCAAAAGGTAGTTTCTGCCCCATGGCTCTAAAGCTGCTTTGATCTTGATCTTCGTAACATTTTCTACTCATCTCATTGCTTGGATCAAGAGCTAATTCATTGAATCTGCAATTGGTTTCCTGACTCAGTTTTTTAGTCAAATTGTCTAAAGCTTCGCCAGAGGAGGATCCTATATCTAAAATATTGTATTCTCCCGACCTATCTGAAAGTATTCTGGAGAGTGACTCATAAACTAAATAGTCAACGCTTTCTTCATCTGTATACCTTCTTTCAGAAGTCGTCTGAATTGGATAAAAACCATCATCTAATCTTTCATCAATATTAGGTTCTAGCGAGATAAAAGATGGATTCTCCTGAGCCACTACTTCAATGTCGGCATTCTAATCTTAAGTTCTTTGTTTGAGAACAGACAGCATTTTGAGGAGCCCTGTTACTGCTAACGATAGCAATAAAGAAGATAAGGAAATTAGTTGGCAGATGTTTCTACTTCTCTATCTTCTCTGTTTTGTTCCCGTTTGCCAGTTTCTCTGCTTTTTCCAGGCTTTCCTCGGCGTTATTGGCTAAAGCCTTGGCTTTCAGATCTGGTCCGCCTATTGCCCCCGCTAAGCTTACTTCAGCTTTTTCTACAAAGTTTTCGACTGCTGAAAAAGGATTAAAAACTGCAAAGCCGTTATTCTGGCTTGTTTTCGTGTCTTGGCTTTGTGCTAGACCTGTGGCTGCAAGGAGTACGCCGATAAGGAGAAGCGTCAGTAGTTTTTTCATATCTAGTATGGCTGTGCTTTTGTTTTTAACTGGTTTTGTTAACAATCGTTTAGTTATTCGGCCGTGATAGGTTTTTAGACCGTCTCTGAGCGGTTTTCGTGTTCAGTTCCGTTTACTGGTTTTCTTCTCCTTCCGGAGGTTTTTCCTCTTTTTTCTGTCCGAAGCCTGCGGATAGTATGCGGGTCAGTGCTTCTTCGCCTGTTTCATCCGTTTCCTCTATTTTGTCGTCAGGGAGCTCTAGGACAAGTCCGGAGGTTATGTTGGGTGCTGTTGGCATGAAGATTATTTCTCTGCCGTCTTCAGTCTTGTTGCCGGTTTTGAATCCGTTTATTCTGATGTCGCCGTGGTTTATCTTGACGGGTTTGGATAAGTCTTCTGTGCTGCCTAGCATTGTCTCTGTAGTGACTTTTGTGATGTTATAGACTGATCCGAGGAACGGTATACGGTCAAACACTTTGTCTAAGAGTTTTTCGAGTTGGAATCCTTGTTGTGTTCTCACTATTCTGCCTACTGCGGTGACTATGAATCCTCCGAATATAAGGAGTATGCTTAGTTTGAATGTTTGGTTTAGGTAGTATGCTGCTACGCCATTGTTGGCTATGAAGTCTGGGAATAGAATTGCTATGTTGAAGTAGTGGTTTCCGGGTATTGCTGCCAGTTTATCGAAGAGCCAGCTTACAACTATTAAAACTGCTAGTACTGGTAGTAGTACGATTGTTCCTGATACTGCTGGTTTTTTAGGATTGCCTAATCTCGCTGAAAGATTTGTTATGAACTCAGAACGGTTCTGTTGGTAGTATTCGAGTTTTTTACGTTGTTCTCGACCCTTTTCTATGCCTTGTTCAAGCATCTTCTGTGTTCCTTTCTCCAGATGCTTCCTACCTTCCCGAAAATGGTTCTGAGTGTTTTTCTCCCGTTCCTCTCCCATACAGTTACACCTTGATTCTCGGATTTTATTACTCTCACAATTTCAAAGAGCAAAAAGTTCCATCTAGTAACTTACAGGTTGCCCAACAACTTTTGTTAAACAAAATTACAGTCTGTAACATGGCAGAAAAGGAAGAAGCGCTCAGTCTCCACTCCAAAAAACCAGGGAAAATATCGGTCGAACCAAGCATCGACATCAGCACAAGAAAGGACCTAGAATTAGTATACACTCCGGGAGTTGCAGAACCCTGCAGAAAGATAAGTGAAGACGAAGAAAAAGCATATGACTACACATCAAAAGGAAACCTTGTAGCAGTAGTATCAGACGGATCTTCTGTTCTTGGACTTGGCGACATCGGTGCAGAAGCAGCCATGCCAGTAATGGAAGGCAAAGCCAACCTAATGAAAAAATTTGGTGGTGTAGACGGATTCCCCATCTGCATCAACGCAGACTCAGCAGAAGACATAATAGAACATGTGGAGAGAGAAGCACCGACATTTGGCGCGGTAAACCTGGAAGACATCAAAGCACCCAGATGCTTCAAAGCAGAAGAAGAGCTGAAAGAAAAACTGGATATTCCGGTATTCCATGATGATCAGCATGGAACAGCTATTGTAGTAGGGGCAGCTCTTAGAAACGCTCTAGAACTAGCTGACAAGGATTTAGAGGATTCTAGAATCGTTATCAGCGGTGCAGGGGCAGCAGGCATCGCAGTAGCCAATTTTCTTCTAGAGTCGGGAGCTGAAAACATTGTGCCGGCTGACTCATCAGGAATACTTAGAACAGAGGATGAAAACAGCTATAAGGCAGATCTCGCTGAAAGAACACTGGCTTCGGAAGAGGAAGGAGACTTAGAGGATGCAATGGAGAATGCGGATGTATTCATAGGGCTTTCAGCTCCAGGAATAGTCTCTCAAGAAATGGTTGGGTCAATGGCGCAGAAACCAATTGTGTTTGCGTTAGCTAATCCGGATCCTGAAATATATCCTGATGAAGCCAAGGAAGCAGGGGCTTTCATCACAGCTACCGGTAGATCAGACTTTGACAACCAAGTTAATAACTCTCTGGCATTTCCAGGTGTTTTCAGAGGTGCACTCGATGCTCGTACATCGGAAATAACTGAGGATATGAAGATAGCTGCATCAAATGTTATCAAGGAATTTATTGACCCTGAGAAGGATAAGATTGTGCCTGAGACATTGGATAAGGAACTGGCTATGGAAATTGCTGACAAGGTTAGGGAGGAAGCTGACTAACTTTATACCTCCATTCCCCCTCTTCGGCACCTTTATTATGTGCACATGCAGCTCTAGAGGAGGTAACTATGTCGCTGCCGCCGTCGTAGTCTATCTGTATCTCCCATCGACCTAAAGGCTTTTCCACATAAACTATTTCTTCTACATCGTAACTTTCCAAATTTTTGGAAATGTAATCACGATCTATGTTTACTTCGGTAACATCTCCCCGAATTGAGAAACAATCCACATTTTTACTTTGCAGAACTTCTTCTAGACGTTCTAACCCTTCAAGCTCTTCCCTATCATAAAACAAGGCTTCCAACCGGCTCCAGACTGAGTCCATAACTCTAAATACGGAAAAACTCTAAAATCATTTGCCTATCTATTCAGTTATCCAACTATTTTTAGCTTTCTATCATAAACTCTCTTCATGGAAGACAAAGTAAAACAAAAATACGTCAACGCAGGTAAAGTCATACAGAAGGCTCGAAGGCACGCCAGAGATATAGCCGAGCCAGGAACTAACTATGAAACAATTGCTGAAGAAATTGAAGGACTGATTAGGGATGAAGGTCTAGAACCAGCTTTCCCCGTCAATCTCTCAACTAACGATCGGGCGGCTCATTACTCACCCGAAACTTCTGAAGAAAGAGTTTTGAAGGAGTCTGATGTCCTTAAGATTGATATAGGAGCTCACTGTGAGGGATACATCGCAGATACTGCTTTGACAGTCAATACTTCTGGAGAATATGACGAGATGATTCAAACAAATAGGGAGGTTCTTCAGGCAGCTTTAGACTTCCTAGAACCAGGAGTAACGGTTGGAGAGCTTGGAACTCACATCCATAACCAGGTGCCTGATGAATACAGCGTTGTCAGGAACTTGACAGGTCACTCTTTAGATAAGTTTACTCAGCACGCTGGTCTTTCCATCCCTAACATCAGGAATTCGGATGAAACAGTTTTTGAAGAAGGTGATGCTGTTGCTATCGAGCCTTTCCTAACCAAAGGCAGTGGTAAGATAAAGGAAGGTAAGAAAGGAAATATTTACCTTCATCAGGGTGGTAATGTCCGTGGTAGGACTGAGAGACAGTTGTT from Candidatus Nanohalobium constans includes these protein-coding regions:
- a CDS encoding class I SAM-dependent methyltransferase; amino-acid sequence: MAQENPSFISLEPNIDERLDDGFYPIQTTSERRYTDEESVDYLVYESLSRILSDRSGEYNILDIGSSSGEALDNLTKKLSQETNCRFNELALDPSNEMSRKCYEDQDQSSFRAMGQKLPFETNSIDLVVSSQLHLNSDDIDRVVEEINRVLDPSGYAVLSSGYNSRTNYQGIHRDESIPTENLPETQFNRQ
- a CDS encoding DUF502 domain-containing protein: MGEEREKNTQNHFREGRKHLEKGTQKMLEQGIEKGREQRKKLEYYQQNRSEFITNLSARLGNPKKPAVSGTIVLLPVLAVLIVVSWLFDKLAAIPGNHYFNIAILFPDFIANNGVAAYYLNQTFKLSILLIFGGFIVTAVGRIVRTQQGFQLEKLLDKVFDRIPFLGSVYNITKVTTETMLGSTEDLSKPVKINHGDIRINGFKTGNKTEDGREIIFMPTAPNITSGLVLELPDDKIEETDETGEEALTRILSAGFGQKKEEKPPEGEENQ
- a CDS encoding NAD(P)-dependent malic enzyme, which encodes MAEKEEALSLHSKKPGKISVEPSIDISTRKDLELVYTPGVAEPCRKISEDEEKAYDYTSKGNLVAVVSDGSSVLGLGDIGAEAAMPVMEGKANLMKKFGGVDGFPICINADSAEDIIEHVEREAPTFGAVNLEDIKAPRCFKAEEELKEKLDIPVFHDDQHGTAIVVGAALRNALELADKDLEDSRIVISGAGAAGIAVANFLLESGAENIVPADSSGILRTEDENSYKADLAERTLASEEEGDLEDAMENADVFIGLSAPGIVSQEMVGSMAQKPIVFALANPDPEIYPDEAKEAGAFITATGRSDFDNQVNNSLAFPGVFRGALDARTSEITEDMKIAASNVIKEFIDPEKDKIVPETLDKELAMEIADKVREEAD
- the pdhA gene encoding pyruvate dehydrogenase (acetyl-transferring) E1 component subunit alpha, translated to MREEVYSGSIQRIEVMGTDDDDDFPWVEEDEYRELYKQMVLARKFDEKAFSLQRRGEISTYAPHKGQEAAQIGAMFALDEDDWMAPSFRETAAFIARGAPLDKIFQRWMGDANGQAGLSEMNTLPVAIPVGTQNLHTAGIGMAMEKKGDENAVLGFTGDGSTSQGDFHESLNFSGVYNAHSIFFVQNNQYAISMPREKQTKSETIAQKALAYGIDGIQVDGNDILAVIKAVEEALEKARSGEPVLIEAETYRLEDHTTSDDSTRYRDEEEVEEWSKKDPLKRFKEYLKDHGIWTDELEEFEEEAENRIDEAAQKAIEMDDPDIEELFDYVYGDNPDLIEKQKEQWMEAQK
- a CDS encoding alpha-ketoacid dehydrogenase subunit beta, producing the protein MTEKMNIVEAINAALHDEMEENEDVIVYGEDVGEDGGVFRATKELQEEFGEERCFSSPLAESGIAGTAIGMSLYGFNPVVEMQFSGFSYLAFHQIKEHAARFRMRSRGDYTSPITVRAPYGGGINALEHHQESPETFFAHSKGIHTVIPSTPQDAYSLLRKSIQKEDPVMFLEPKKTYRAFKEEVDRDKKVELNDCRIAQEGNDLTLISWGAMIPLAEEAAEEVDADIEIIDVRTIQPNDYDEIVESIEKTGRAAILHEDSKTGGMGGDIAGKLQEDAILHMEAPVERITAPDVPYPLYTLEEEYMPDKDQVVNGIREVLEF
- the map gene encoding type II methionyl aminopeptidase; this translates as MEDKVKQKYVNAGKVIQKARRHARDIAEPGTNYETIAEEIEGLIRDEGLEPAFPVNLSTNDRAAHYSPETSEERVLKESDVLKIDIGAHCEGYIADTALTVNTSGEYDEMIQTNREVLQAALDFLEPGVTVGELGTHIHNQVPDEYSVVRNLTGHSLDKFTQHAGLSIPNIRNSDETVFEEGDAVAIEPFLTKGSGKIKEGKKGNIYLHQGGNVRGRTERQLLKKIKNFNGLPFSSRWLDMSGREKMALKKLVQSGAVKHYPVLREVDKGVVTQAEHTVLVGADDGENIVTTRE
- a CDS encoding acetate--CoA ligase family protein; this translates as MTLDKLFTPDSIAVVGASRKEGKTGHEIFENLLHDFEGEVTPVNPKAEEIEGVKAKDEIPEGTELIVISVPGKIVPQVMEDAADKNVEAAIVISAGFSEVGEENLERQVVEKAEEADIDLLGPNVLGLINTENSMNASFASKMPEAGNISFMSQSGAFCTAILDYSKAEHIGFRHFVSLGNKSILNEVDFLRKWREDETDAIISYTEGIENGREFMEEAEKTSREKPIVMVKSGRTDKGGDAASSHTGSIAGSYQAYQAAFRKAGIIEAESNRELLDYGRAFSYQEVPEGGKIAIITNAGGPGVITTDEISQKGLELAEFSDEIKKKLEEEMPDESTPHNPLDVIGDAGHTRYRKALDIILEDEEVDAAIVVLTPQANTEIEKTAKTISKANEKFDKPIFASFMGEEDVQKGIDILEENHVPDFQDPVDAVKTLKAMNQYREFLETEKTFRDIEYDEKKAERAVRDYAGYEDGHELLEAYGFNLPLTKVEDAPHPAQEAASKVGYPCVLKIDSPDISHKTEIDGVKTGIENREDLKENFLQIVDNVHHEKPGSKINGIIIQEQLDGLEVALGMKRDPQFGPTILIGLGGIYIEALHDISFGIAPISEEEAEQMIEELESSDLFEGVRGEESHIEPVKDAIIRLGELAMNHEEISEIDINPLIVKGDTGYIGDIEMEFE